The Prosthecodimorpha staleyi genome has a window encoding:
- a CDS encoding caspase family protein, which yields MIRVLAFVAAVLGAALFQVGGTGPVRAQGQTELRFGLVIGNDSFPEGPLATAANDAGLVADTLGEAGFDVTGLRNQDQTGMRRAMRDFLDKVGQGGGGAVAFVYVSGYGLQYEGENYLVPAGARIDRDTDIPIEAIRVSDFTRALAALPIKARMVVLDASRPSPFARNGQPLAAGLALTEPEPGTLLAFNAAPGSVEPPANGDYGPYAQALAEVIRLGGLEPDQVFARVRLRVDQLTGGATVPWHASNIEEPFQFFEGGGGDQGQGLSQGQGLPQGQGLPQGQGQGFAQAGQIPPRPASMREAGPAGAYAMALERDDLDAFEEFLSYYGNDPLAGRIRALMAARREAITWRRTVEYNSAEAYWSYLRRYPNGPHAADARRRLGRLSAAYEPPSRFQEVEYDVAPPPEPEVVYVGRPNFGFTGYAPPPPPPTYLLPPTYYVLPPKPVKPPPSVILLPQFIKPQKPFVLKLPANVVQPPVQGWQLGKIPGTAPKPNIKFNQNPNGVFIFKQGGQGFQGQGFQGQGGQGQGGQGFGQGGGQFGGKGKPGGQGFGNQQGQGFGQGQGGQGQGGQGQGFGPQGGFGPNAIQQGGKGKPGGPGFGNQQGQGFGQGQGGQGQGGQGFGQGQGFQGQGGGLPQGGKGS from the coding sequence ATGATCCGTGTCCTCGCCTTCGTCGCGGCCGTCCTCGGCGCCGCGCTCTTCCAAGTCGGCGGGACGGGTCCCGTCCGCGCGCAAGGCCAGACCGAACTGCGTTTCGGCCTGGTCATCGGCAATGACAGCTTCCCGGAAGGGCCGCTCGCGACCGCGGCGAACGATGCCGGCCTGGTCGCCGACACGCTCGGCGAAGCCGGCTTCGACGTGACCGGGCTGCGCAACCAAGACCAGACCGGGATGCGCCGCGCCATGCGCGACTTCCTGGACAAGGTCGGCCAGGGCGGCGGCGGCGCGGTCGCCTTCGTCTATGTCAGCGGCTACGGCCTGCAGTACGAGGGCGAGAACTATCTCGTCCCGGCCGGTGCGCGCATCGACCGCGACACCGACATTCCGATCGAGGCGATCCGGGTCTCGGACTTCACCCGCGCGCTGGCGGCATTGCCGATCAAGGCGCGCATGGTCGTGCTCGACGCCTCCCGCCCGTCGCCGTTCGCGCGCAACGGCCAGCCGCTTGCCGCCGGTCTCGCGCTGACCGAGCCGGAACCCGGCACCCTCCTCGCCTTCAATGCCGCGCCCGGCAGCGTCGAGCCGCCCGCGAACGGCGACTACGGCCCCTACGCCCAGGCGCTGGCCGAGGTCATCCGGCTCGGCGGCCTGGAACCCGATCAGGTCTTCGCCCGGGTGCGCCTGCGCGTCGACCAGCTGACCGGCGGCGCGACCGTGCCGTGGCACGCTTCCAATATCGAGGAGCCGTTCCAGTTCTTCGAAGGCGGCGGCGGCGACCAGGGACAGGGTCTGTCGCAGGGACAGGGCTTGCCGCAAGGACAGGGCCTGCCGCAAGGACAGGGACAGGGCTTTGCGCAGGCCGGCCAGATCCCGCCGCGCCCCGCATCGATGCGCGAGGCCGGTCCTGCCGGCGCCTATGCGATGGCGCTGGAGCGCGACGATCTGGACGCCTTCGAGGAGTTTCTGTCCTATTACGGCAACGATCCGCTGGCCGGCCGCATCCGCGCCCTGATGGCGGCGCGGCGCGAGGCGATCACCTGGCGGCGGACGGTGGAGTACAACTCGGCCGAGGCCTATTGGTCCTATCTGCGTCGCTATCCGAACGGTCCGCACGCCGCCGATGCGCGGCGCCGGCTGGGGCGGCTTTCGGCCGCCTACGAGCCGCCGTCGCGGTTCCAGGAGGTCGAATATGACGTGGCGCCGCCGCCGGAACCGGAGGTGGTCTATGTCGGCCGGCCGAATTTCGGCTTCACCGGCTATGCGCCGCCGCCGCCACCGCCGACCTATCTGCTGCCGCCGACCTACTATGTGCTGCCGCCGAAGCCGGTGAAGCCGCCGCCGTCGGTGATCCTGCTGCCGCAATTCATCAAGCCGCAGAAGCCGTTCGTTCTCAAGCTGCCGGCGAATGTCGTGCAGCCGCCGGTACAGGGCTGGCAACTCGGCAAGATCCCCGGCACGGCTCCCAAGCCGAACATCAAGTTCAACCAGAACCCGAACGGCGTCTTCATCTTCAAGCAGGGCGGCCAGGGTTTCCAAGGACAAGGTTTCCAGGGCCAGGGTGGGCAGGGCCAGGGTGGTCAGGGCTTCGGCCAGGGCGGCGGGCAGTTCGGCGGCAAGGGCAAGCCGGGCGGCCAAGGCTTCGGCAACCAGCAGGGCCAGGGCTTCGGTCAGGGTCAGGGGGGCCAGGGCCAGGGTGGCCAAGGTCAAGGTTTCGGACCGCAAGGGGGCTTCGGTCCGAATGCCATCCAGCAAGGCGGCAAGGGCAAGCCCGGCGGCCCGGGCTTCGGCAATCAGCAGGGCCAGGGCTTCGGTCAGGGTCAGGGGGGCCAAGGTCAGGGCGGCCAGGGCTTCGGCCAGGGTCAGGGCTTCCAGGGCCAAGGCGGCGGACTGCCGCAAGGCGGCAAGGGAAGCC
- a CDS encoding formate dehydrogenase subunit gamma: MPLTVLSRRLRALALAVGLGLGLGLAALPADAQSVNPTALSVQEQQLLQTLQKVEGRVSIPDAKSGVLIQPEGQAWRDFHEKTLPQVGTWGLLGTLGIVLLFWVVRGRIRIEAGPSTRTITRFNGFERFVHWLTASSFIVLALSGLNVTFGKHLLLPLIGPHPFHIVSELAKLAHNYLSFPFTLGVVLMLLIWIKDNIPTGVDVVWFLKGGGILGKGHPAAGRFNGGQKLIFWAVVLGGGAIAATGYLLMFPFYVTDIAGMQTAQMVHGLLAVAVAAVIIGHIYIGSVGMEGAFDAMGSGEVDLNWAKEHHSLWVEDATRKNPGIVHNPGRMAPAE, translated from the coding sequence ATGCCGCTCACCGTCCTGTCGCGCCGCCTTCGCGCCTTGGCCCTCGCCGTTGGGCTCGGCCTCGGCCTCGGCCTGGCCGCATTGCCTGCCGATGCGCAGAGCGTCAATCCGACCGCGCTGTCGGTGCAGGAACAGCAGCTGCTGCAGACCCTCCAGAAGGTCGAGGGCCGCGTCTCGATCCCCGACGCCAAGTCCGGGGTGCTGATCCAGCCCGAGGGCCAGGCCTGGCGCGACTTCCACGAGAAGACCCTGCCGCAGGTCGGCACCTGGGGGCTGCTCGGCACGCTTGGCATCGTCCTGCTGTTCTGGGTGGTGCGCGGCCGGATCCGGATCGAGGCGGGGCCGTCGACCCGCACCATCACGCGGTTCAACGGCTTCGAGCGCTTCGTGCACTGGCTGACGGCCTCGTCCTTCATCGTACTGGCGCTGTCCGGGCTGAACGTGACCTTCGGCAAGCACCTGCTGCTGCCCTTGATCGGCCCGCACCCCTTCCACATCGTGTCCGAACTCGCCAAGCTGGCGCACAACTATCTGAGCTTCCCCTTCACGCTCGGCGTCGTGCTGATGCTGCTCATCTGGATCAAGGACAACATTCCTACCGGGGTGGACGTCGTCTGGTTCCTCAAGGGCGGCGGCATTCTCGGCAAGGGGCATCCTGCGGCGGGGCGGTTCAACGGCGGCCAGAAGCTGATCTTCTGGGCGGTCGTGCTCGGCGGCGGCGCCATCGCGGCGACCGGCTACCTGCTGATGTTCCCCTTCTACGTCACCGACATTGCCGGCATGCAGACCGCCCAGATGGTGCACGGCCTGCTCGCGGTGGCGGTCGCGGCCGTGATCATCGGCCATATCTATATCGGCTCGGTCGGCATGGAAGGCGCCTTCGACGCGATGGGATCGGGCGAGGTCGACCTGAACTGGGCCAAGGAGCATCATTCGCTCTGGGTCGAGGATGCGACCCGCAAGAATCCGGGCATCGTCCACAATCCGGGCCGGATGGCACCGGCCGAATAG
- the fdh3B gene encoding formate dehydrogenase FDH3 subunit beta — protein sequence MARLKFLCDADRCIECNACVTACKNENEVPWGINRRRVVTINDGKPGERSISMACMHCTDAPCKAVCPVDCFYTTADGVVLHSKDTCIGCGYCFYACPFGAPQYPKVGNFGSRGKMDKCTYCAGGPEDDLSKAEFDRYGSNRLAEGKLPLCAEMCSTKALLAGDGEIIAEIYKERVMKRGYGSGAWGWQTAYKQTIAV from the coding sequence ATGGCTCGATTGAAGTTTCTCTGCGACGCCGACCGCTGCATCGAATGCAACGCCTGCGTCACCGCCTGCAAGAACGAGAACGAGGTTCCGTGGGGCATCAACCGGCGCCGCGTCGTCACCATCAATGACGGCAAGCCGGGCGAGCGCTCGATCTCGATGGCCTGCATGCATTGCACCGACGCGCCCTGCAAGGCCGTCTGTCCGGTCGACTGCTTCTACACGACTGCCGACGGGGTCGTGCTGCACTCGAAGGACACCTGCATCGGCTGCGGCTACTGCTTCTATGCCTGCCCGTTCGGCGCGCCGCAGTATCCGAAGGTCGGCAACTTCGGTTCCCGCGGCAAGATGGACAAGTGCACCTACTGCGCCGGCGGGCCGGAGGACGATCTGTCCAAGGCCGAGTTCGACCGCTACGGCTCGAACCGTCTGGCCGAAGGCAAGCTGCCGCTCTGCGCCGAGATGTGCTCGACCAAGGCGCTGCTGGCCGGAGACGGCGAGATCATCGCCGAGATCTACAAGGAGCGCGTCATGAAGCGCGGCTACGGCTCGGGGGCCTGGGGCTGGCAGACGGCCTACAAGCAGACCATCGCGGTCTGA
- a CDS encoding formate dehydrogenase subunit alpha yields the protein MLTRRNATEKRAARLGETLVEAAAPVAAMDRRSFLKRSGLTAGGLAALGSIGVSGVRKAEAGFAAPNVPVQLKKNICTHCSVGCSVVAEVQNGVWVGQEPAWDSPINRGSHCAKGASVRELVHGDRRLKYPMKLVDGQWTRIDWKTAIGEIGDRMLAIREKSGPDSVFLLGSAKFSNEGAYLFRKFAAFWGTNSVDHQARICHSTTVAGVANTWGYGAQTNSYNDIRNSKTMIIMGGNPAEAHPVSLQHVLSGKELNRANVIVIDPRMTRTAAHATEYVRIRPGTDIPIIWGILWHVFKNGWEDKEFIRQRVYGMDDVRAEVAKWTPEEVERVTGVPGAQLEKVAKQFATEKPSTLIWCMGATQKTVGTANVRAYCTLLLATGNVGKFGTGANIFRGHCNVQGATDLGLDVTSLPLYYGLVEGAWKHWARVWEVDYDYLASRFDTNTGADGKPVKMMEQPGIPTTRWFDAVTMPKDKLAQRDNIKGMFVMGHGGNTVTRMPEMVKGLEALDLLVVCDPHPTTFAAISNRRNGTYLLPVSTQFECSGSRTASNRSIQWGEKVVEPIFESANDYWIIYEFAKKLGFADKMFKNITMVKGKYGDEPEAESILREINRGGWSTGYCGQSPERLKAHMANQGDFDLVTLRAKSGPNAGDYYGLPWPCWGTPEMKHPGTHTLYNTNLHVKDGGGTFRARFGIERVVKVKEKDAEGKEIEKEVKQNLLAEGSASLGSELTDGYPEFTLALLKKNGWDKELTEQELAVIQRVGGNNPDTVSWATDLSGGIQRVAIAHGCLPYGNGKARANAWNLPDPVPVHREPIYTPRTDLVAKYPTRPDFASFRMMNVGASVQKKAVDERISLRFPIILTSGRLVEYEGGGEETRSNKWLAELQQDMFVEINPSDAGERGIKDGQWVWVDGPESQSKARVKALVTERVSKGVAFMPFHFAGWFMGEDQRKNYPQGTDPIVLGESVNALTTYGYDPVTAMQETKVTLCQIRAA from the coding sequence ATGCTGACCAGACGCAACGCGACCGAAAAGCGCGCCGCGCGCCTCGGCGAAACGCTCGTCGAAGCCGCCGCACCCGTGGCTGCGATGGATCGCCGAAGCTTCCTGAAGCGGTCTGGACTGACGGCCGGCGGCCTTGCGGCGCTCGGCTCGATCGGTGTTTCCGGCGTGCGCAAGGCGGAGGCCGGCTTCGCCGCGCCGAACGTGCCGGTTCAACTGAAAAAGAACATCTGCACCCATTGCTCGGTCGGCTGCTCGGTCGTCGCAGAGGTTCAGAACGGCGTCTGGGTCGGTCAGGAGCCGGCCTGGGACAGCCCGATCAACCGCGGCTCGCACTGCGCCAAGGGCGCGTCGGTGCGCGAGCTGGTGCATGGCGACCGGCGCCTCAAGTATCCGATGAAGCTGGTCGACGGCCAATGGACCCGGATCGACTGGAAGACGGCGATCGGCGAGATCGGCGACCGCATGCTCGCCATTCGCGAGAAGTCCGGTCCGGACTCGGTCTTCCTGCTCGGCTCGGCCAAATTCTCCAATGAAGGCGCCTACCTGTTCCGCAAGTTCGCGGCCTTCTGGGGCACCAACTCGGTCGACCATCAGGCGCGCATCTGTCACTCCACCACGGTGGCGGGCGTCGCCAACACCTGGGGCTATGGCGCCCAGACGAATTCCTACAACGACATCCGCAATTCCAAGACCATGATCATCATGGGCGGCAATCCGGCCGAGGCGCATCCGGTGTCGCTCCAGCACGTTCTCTCCGGCAAGGAGCTGAACCGGGCCAACGTGATCGTGATCGATCCGCGCATGACCCGCACCGCCGCGCATGCGACCGAATATGTCCGCATCCGGCCCGGGACCGACATCCCGATCATCTGGGGCATCCTCTGGCACGTCTTCAAGAACGGCTGGGAGGACAAGGAGTTCATCCGCCAGCGCGTCTACGGCATGGACGACGTCCGCGCCGAGGTGGCGAAATGGACGCCCGAAGAGGTCGAGCGCGTCACCGGCGTGCCGGGCGCGCAGCTCGAGAAAGTCGCCAAGCAGTTCGCGACCGAGAAGCCGTCGACGCTGATCTGGTGCATGGGCGCGACCCAGAAGACGGTCGGCACCGCCAACGTGCGCGCCTACTGCACGCTCCTGCTGGCGACCGGCAATGTCGGCAAGTTCGGCACCGGCGCCAACATCTTCCGCGGCCATTGCAACGTGCAGGGCGCGACCGATCTCGGCCTCGACGTGACCAGCCTGCCGCTCTACTACGGCCTGGTCGAGGGCGCCTGGAAGCACTGGGCGCGCGTCTGGGAGGTCGACTACGACTATCTGGCCTCGCGCTTCGACACCAATACCGGGGCGGACGGCAAGCCGGTCAAGATGATGGAGCAGCCCGGCATCCCGACCACGCGCTGGTTCGATGCCGTGACCATGCCGAAAGACAAGCTGGCGCAGCGCGACAACATCAAGGGCATGTTCGTCATGGGCCACGGCGGCAACACCGTGACCCGCATGCCCGAGATGGTGAAGGGCCTGGAAGCGCTCGATCTCCTGGTCGTCTGCGATCCGCATCCGACCACCTTCGCGGCCATCTCCAACCGACGCAACGGCACCTACCTGCTGCCGGTCTCGACCCAGTTCGAGTGCTCGGGCTCGCGCACGGCGTCCAACCGCTCGATCCAGTGGGGCGAGAAGGTCGTCGAGCCGATCTTCGAGAGCGCCAACGACTACTGGATCATCTACGAGTTCGCCAAGAAGCTCGGCTTCGCCGACAAGATGTTCAAGAACATCACGATGGTGAAGGGCAAGTATGGCGACGAGCCCGAGGCCGAGTCCATCCTGCGCGAGATCAATCGCGGCGGCTGGTCGACCGGCTATTGCGGCCAGTCTCCCGAGCGCCTGAAGGCCCATATGGCCAACCAGGGCGATTTCGATCTGGTCACGCTGCGCGCCAAGTCGGGTCCGAATGCGGGCGACTATTACGGCCTGCCCTGGCCGTGCTGGGGCACGCCGGAGATGAAGCATCCCGGCACCCATACGCTCTACAACACCAACCTGCATGTGAAGGACGGCGGCGGCACCTTCCGCGCCCGCTTCGGCATCGAACGGGTGGTCAAGGTCAAGGAGAAGGACGCCGAGGGCAAGGAGATCGAGAAGGAGGTCAAGCAGAACCTCCTCGCCGAAGGCTCCGCCTCGCTCGGCTCGGAACTGACCGACGGCTATCCCGAATTCACCCTGGCGCTGCTGAAGAAGAACGGCTGGGACAAGGAACTAACCGAGCAGGAACTGGCGGTCATCCAGCGCGTCGGCGGTAACAACCCCGACACCGTGTCCTGGGCGACCGACCTTTCGGGCGGCATCCAGCGCGTCGCGATCGCTCATGGCTGTCTGCCCTACGGCAACGGCAAGGCGCGCGCCAATGCCTGGAACCTGCCCGATCCGGTGCCGGTGCATCGCGAGCCGATCTATACCCCGCGTACCGATCTGGTCGCCAAATACCCGACCCGTCCGGACTTCGCCTCGTTCCGCATGATGAATGTCGGCGCGTCGGTGCAGAAGAAGGCGGTCGACGAGCGGATTTCCCTGCGCTTCCCGATCATCCTGACCTCCGGTCGGCTGGTCGAATACGAGGGCGGCGGCGAGGAGACCCGGTCGAACAAGTGGCTGGCCGAACTGCAGCAGGACATGTTCGTCGAGATCAACCCGTCCGACGCCGGCGAACGGGGCATCAAGGACGGGCAATGGGTCTGGGTCGACGGTCCGGAAAGCCAGTCCAAGGCCCGCGTCAAGGCGCTGGTCACCGAGCGCGTCTCCAAGGGCGTCGCCTTCATGCCGTTCCACTTCGCCGGCTGGTTCATGGGCGAGGATCAGCGCAAGAACTATCCGCAGGGCACCGACCCGATCGTGCTCGGCGAAAGCGTCAACGCCCTGACCACCTACGGCTACGACCCGGTCACTGCGATGCAGGAGACCAAGGTCACGCTCTGCCAGATCCGCGCGGCGTGA
- a CDS encoding formate dehydrogenase: protein MADENRALDRRGFLTALGVGAGAAAAGVAGAAVTAGPAAAAETADEKTKSRYRETDHVKAYYRVNRY, encoded by the coding sequence ATGGCTGACGAAAACCGGGCATTGGATCGGCGCGGCTTCCTGACGGCGCTCGGCGTCGGTGCTGGTGCTGCAGCTGCGGGCGTGGCCGGCGCCGCCGTCACGGCCGGACCTGCCGCCGCCGCCGAAACCGCGGACGAGAAGACCAAGTCGCGCTATCGCGAGACCGATCACGTCAAGGCCTATTACCGGGTCAACCGGTACTGA
- a CDS encoding Cro/CI family transcriptional regulator: MRDDGLRQAIVAIGGVGALARALGISQPSVSNWARVPAERVLTVELLTGIPRSDLRPDLYQSGIVSAVPPTATSGNPVVAIHADPIDRARAEEYLLLATLLRAPPAAAFMERLAMLQGDDSALGRAHAALAQAARRADPEDLETEFFDLFVGVGRGELLPYASYYLTGFLNERPLAKVREDMGRLGIARAEGSFDPEDHVATLMEVVAGLLAGTFEGGPEEADRFRERHLATWAARFFADLAKAKSATFYRAVGDLGRLYLDIEDEAGRLS, encoded by the coding sequence ATGCGCGATGACGGGCTCCGTCAAGCGATCGTGGCGATCGGGGGTGTCGGCGCCTTGGCGCGCGCCCTTGGCATTTCGCAGCCATCTGTCTCGAACTGGGCGCGTGTGCCGGCCGAGCGGGTTCTGACCGTGGAGTTGCTCACCGGCATCCCGCGCAGCGATTTGAGGCCCGACCTCTATCAGTCCGGGATCGTCTCTGCCGTTCCGCCCACCGCCACATCAGGGAACCCAGTGGTCGCCATCCACGCTGATCCGATCGACCGTGCCCGTGCGGAGGAGTATCTGCTGCTCGCGACGCTTCTGCGCGCGCCGCCGGCAGCAGCGTTCATGGAGCGGTTGGCGATGCTCCAGGGCGATGATTCCGCATTGGGGCGGGCCCATGCGGCCCTGGCGCAGGCGGCCCGCCGGGCCGATCCGGAAGATCTGGAAACAGAGTTCTTCGATCTCTTCGTCGGTGTCGGGCGCGGCGAACTGCTGCCCTACGCCTCCTATTACCTGACCGGCTTTCTCAACGAACGTCCGCTCGCCAAGGTGCGTGAGGATATGGGCCGTCTCGGCATAGCGCGTGCGGAGGGGAGCTTCGACCCGGAGGACCATGTCGCCACCCTGATGGAGGTGGTCGCGGGTCTCCTGGCAGGCACCTTCGAGGGCGGGCCGGAGGAGGCCGACCGGTTCCGGGAGCGGCATCTGGCGACTTGGGCGGCGCGGTTCTTCGCCGATCTGGCCAAGGCCAAATCGGCGACCTTCTACAGGGCGGTCGGCGATCTCGGCCGCCTCTATCTGGACATCGAAGACGAAGCCGGCCGGCTCTCGTGA
- a CDS encoding DUF3306 domain-containing protein, with amino-acid sequence MSPPDPASFLERWSRRKRAVARGEPPVDQADEALPPAPAGGAASAVPAADDRTGIVDAAGPEAGADPVPDLSDLPSLDAITAETDMSLFLRRHVPDDLRNAALRRAWSADPVISTFVEMADYAWDFNTPEGNPVYGPLSAAVDAGKMAADILGIGMPEKTGPASLPEAEGSPATDAMPSPAGQRETVPDVDSVPDGRAGEGGDAAGIRSETAGAVGSGGGTAALDAQAPRGLEPCDARSQVEAGEKDPQIGTPIDFGRGATFGGPAHGAPVPLAARRRHGGALPAGDS; translated from the coding sequence ATGAGCCCGCCCGACCCGGCGTCCTTCCTGGAGCGCTGGTCGCGCCGGAAGCGCGCCGTTGCGCGCGGCGAGCCGCCGGTGGACCAGGCGGACGAAGCCCTGCCTCCGGCCCCGGCCGGCGGGGCGGCGTCGGCCGTGCCGGCAGCGGACGATCGGACCGGCATCGTCGATGCCGCCGGACCCGAGGCGGGCGCCGATCCCGTGCCGGACCTGTCCGATCTGCCGTCGCTCGATGCGATCACGGCCGAAACCGACATGAGCCTGTTCCTGCGCCGTCACGTTCCCGACGACCTGCGCAATGCCGCGCTTCGGCGCGCCTGGTCGGCCGACCCGGTCATCAGCACCTTCGTCGAGATGGCCGACTATGCCTGGGACTTCAACACGCCGGAGGGCAACCCCGTCTACGGGCCGCTCTCGGCGGCCGTCGATGCCGGCAAGATGGCCGCCGACATCCTGGGCATCGGAATGCCGGAGAAAACCGGGCCGGCATCTTTGCCGGAAGCGGAAGGATCGCCGGCGACCGACGCGATGCCGTCGCCCGCGGGGCAGCGGGAGACCGTCCCGGATGTCGATTCCGTCCCGGACGGCCGTGCCGGCGAGGGCGGCGATGCGGCCGGGATCCGGTCGGAAACGGCGGGGGCGGTCGGGTCCGGCGGGGGTACCGCCGCCCTGGACGCGCAGGCGCCGCGCGGGCTTGAGCCGTGCGACGCGCGGTCGCAGGTCGAGGCGGGCGAAAAGGACCCGCAGATCGGGACCCCGATCGATTTCGGACGCGGGGCGACCTTCGGAGGCCCGGCTCACGGTGCCCCTGTACCGCTGGCCGCGCGCCGTCGCCACGGCGGAGCCTTGCCGGCCGGGGATTCATAG
- a CDS encoding DUF3305 domain-containing protein translates to MANDSAGFGETLEVGLIVGRVQPSSRWADPSWRPVAILPMPAAAAPWTPLGTEGLTERFYAGPVALAFHRSETANYRDNLATGRPLLWVALGAAGAEPPIEIRVVTADPAEGEALAGIASENVDTVPMPVEIAAALEAFVAAHHVERAFYKRRRDEAPAAPACGIDGE, encoded by the coding sequence ATGGCGAACGATAGCGCCGGTTTCGGCGAAACCCTCGAGGTCGGCCTGATCGTCGGCCGCGTTCAGCCCTCGAGCCGCTGGGCCGATCCGAGCTGGCGGCCGGTCGCGATTCTGCCAATGCCGGCCGCCGCGGCGCCCTGGACCCCGCTCGGCACCGAGGGCCTGACCGAGCGCTTCTATGCCGGCCCGGTCGCGCTCGCCTTCCATCGGTCCGAGACCGCCAACTATCGCGACAACCTTGCCACCGGCCGGCCTCTGCTCTGGGTCGCCCTCGGCGCGGCCGGGGCCGAGCCGCCGATCGAAATCCGCGTCGTCACCGCCGATCCGGCCGAAGGCGAGGCGCTGGCCGGGATCGCGTCGGAGAATGTCGACACGGTGCCGATGCCGGTCGAGATCGCGGCCGCCTTGGAGGCCTTCGTGGCTGCCCATCATGTCGAGCGCGCCTTCTACAAGCGCCGCCGCGACGAGGCGCCCGCCGCGCCGGCCTGCGGGATCGACGGCGAATGA
- a CDS encoding DUF6352 family protein, which translates to MTDFWVSSGHHLLDRAEGGGLVATDEFLKAYLARPELVPPPEACAAERNLWARLRIAPRDPVEPAEIAALADPDARENWAFMIGFRDRLIAGPTLEAAYRRLVLSRSAGGVPPLFLDQLVHVILRNALDGETDPFVLRAAEMFFRPQRVTLHEGMLLVADEERVDGAVRDHASPLVAMFGEARARELDVMTEDNAAHWFHHSDAFDLVQDFRPGGPARRGLARAMEIWVRHMLALEVRIEPVERIEDEAWAWFVGLDQEATRIGNALWNGAELAPQDAERVVALFRMDIPGDTRILPKVVGRPVWLILAADGARILRMKPQNLITGLPLTAEADPN; encoded by the coding sequence GTGACCGATTTCTGGGTTTCCTCCGGCCATCACCTGCTCGACCGCGCCGAAGGCGGCGGGCTGGTGGCGACCGACGAGTTCCTGAAGGCCTACCTGGCCCGCCCCGAATTGGTGCCGCCGCCGGAGGCTTGCGCGGCAGAGCGGAACCTCTGGGCGCGCCTGCGCATCGCGCCGCGCGATCCCGTCGAGCCGGCCGAGATCGCCGCGCTCGCCGATCCGGACGCGCGCGAGAATTGGGCGTTCATGATCGGCTTCCGCGACCGCCTGATCGCCGGGCCGACGCTGGAGGCCGCCTACCGCCGGCTCGTCCTGTCCCGCAGCGCCGGCGGCGTCCCGCCGCTGTTCCTCGACCAATTGGTTCACGTCATCCTGCGCAACGCGCTCGACGGCGAGACGGATCCCTTCGTGCTGCGTGCCGCCGAGATGTTCTTCCGGCCACAGCGGGTGACCCTGCACGAGGGCATGTTGCTGGTCGCCGACGAGGAACGCGTCGACGGCGCGGTGCGCGACCACGCCTCGCCGCTGGTCGCGATGTTCGGCGAGGCGCGCGCCCGCGAACTCGACGTGATGACGGAGGACAATGCGGCGCACTGGTTCCACCATTCCGACGCCTTCGACCTGGTGCAGGATTTCCGGCCCGGCGGTCCGGCCCGGCGCGGTCTCGCGCGCGCCATGGAAATCTGGGTGCGCCACATGCTTGCGCTCGAGGTGCGGATCGAGCCGGTCGAGCGGATCGAGGACGAGGCCTGGGCCTGGTTCGTGGGTCTCGACCAGGAGGCGACGCGGATCGGCAACGCGCTCTGGAACGGGGCCGAGTTGGCGCCACAGGATGCCGAACGGGTCGTCGCCCTGTTCCGGATGGACATTCCGGGCGACACGCGCATCCTGCCCAAGGTCGTCGGACGTCCCGTCTGGCTGATCCTGGCGGCGGATGGCGCACGGATCCTGCGCATGAAGCCGCAAAACCTGATCACCGGCCTGCCGCTGACGGCCGAGGCCGATCCGAACTGA
- a CDS encoding DUF6505 family protein: MALKLLRTIRLDPSDTFVFDRAAEPGEWAVPGGFRFFDVDPEQLTGKARQVFRAGFLGLSSFGASTLAVVVEATGAEREAAIGALAAHLVAAHGAPSLAVATTAAEDEISFAASLADQPDGTIVALHRTVEDGALRERFRTLKPGTRQDRDFSKGGFRAFEFLEVVGDEGPDETLDITALGREQP, translated from the coding sequence ATGGCTCTGAAGCTCCTGCGCACCATCCGGCTCGATCCGTCCGATACCTTTGTCTTCGACCGCGCCGCCGAGCCCGGCGAATGGGCCGTGCCGGGCGGCTTCCGCTTCTTCGATGTCGATCCGGAGCAACTCACCGGCAAGGCCCGGCAGGTGTTCCGTGCCGGCTTCCTGGGTCTGTCGAGCTTCGGCGCCTCGACCCTCGCGGTCGTCGTCGAAGCGACCGGAGCCGAGCGCGAGGCGGCGATCGGCGCACTCGCCGCGCATCTGGTCGCGGCGCATGGTGCGCCGTCCCTGGCCGTCGCGACGACCGCGGCGGAAGACGAGATCAGCTTTGCGGCGTCGCTCGCCGACCAGCCGGACGGCACGATCGTGGCGTTGCACCGGACGGTCGAGGATGGTGCGTTGCGGGAACGCTTCCGCACGCTGAAGCCCGGCACCCGGCAGGATCGGGACTTCTCGAAGGGCGGCTTCCGCGCCTTCGAGTTCCTGGAGGTGGTCGGCGATGAGGGGCCGGACGAAACCCTCGACATCACCGCATTGGGGCGCGAACAGCCGTGA